The following proteins are co-located in the Solanum pennellii chromosome 1, SPENNV200 genome:
- the LOC107008400 gene encoding uncharacterized protein LOC107008400 isoform X1, which produces MIMKPRIPASISALMAGECAGICKAISGLLPESQTLNGFGRSCSSFQFQRFQSSKGLLFKVHNDDNDFSDLGPPVERAFGQLKLVTEKRDPFPKFDNGREVSSHKSHSKSMQRVKGKVLTLDEPHQSGCGNGDDASGSTYTTSDAACMDVRRSISVGNVPSTISLSQLVEAVSVFGKFCAASVRHLPDGLNCWDIQFKSLESRNRAVRAGALNLGSYSLPIQPPRASMVVTIRIEDISDDASLSEMHSICKSVGTTEGLAWVSKDSVEALFTVENDKESESIRKKLNGAIVGGHCLSASLVPSNSSSASMSENKDDRCKMALQINNYLTELKMQLEEKEMDWPELSVLKSCMEDLQMLHEEIMHLEDLPSIIDSSDN; this is translated from the exons ATGATAATGAAGCCCAGAATCCCTGCTTCAATTTCTGCTCTAATGGCAG GTGAATGTGCCGGAATCTGTAAAGCCATTTCTGGCCTCTTACCGGAATCTCAAACATTAAACGGCTTCGGTCGAAGCTGCAGCAG CTTCCAGTTCCAAAGATTTCAGAGCTCAAAGGGTTTACTATTCAAAGTCCATAATGATGATAACGACTTCTCAGACCTGGGTCCTCCAGTAGAAAGAGCTTTTGGGCAGCTGAAATTAGTGACGGAGAAGCGCGATCCTTTTCCG AAATTTGATAATGGTCGAGAAGTATCATCTCACAAGTCTCACAGCAAAAGCATGCAACGTGTAAAGGGAAAAGTCTTAACTCTTGATGAACCTCATCAAAGTGGGTGTGGTAATGGTGATGATGCTTCTGGGTCGACTTATACAACTTCAGATGCTGCTTGTATGGACGTCCGGAGGTCAATCTCAGTTGGGAACGTACCTTCTACCATCAGCCTTTCTCAGCTTGTAGAAGCAGTTTCAGTCTTCGGAAAGTTCTGTGCTGCTTCAGTCAGGCATCTTCCCGATGGGCTTAACTGTTGGGACATCCAATTCAAG AGCTTGGAATCCCGCAATAGAGCAGTTAGAGCTGGTGCGCTAAATCTTGGGAGTTATAGTCTTCCAATTCAACCCCCACGGGCTTCTATGGTTGTTACTATCAGGATTGAGGACATTTCTGACGATGCTTCCCTCAGTGAGATGCACTCGATCTGTAAATCTGTTGGCACGACGGAAGGGTTGGCATGGGTAAGCAAGGATAGTGTAGAAGCCTTATTCACAGTTGAGAATGACAAAGAATCTGAGTCGATCCGCAAAAA GTTGAATGGTGCTATTGTTGGTGGTCATTGCCTATCAGCTTCTTTAGTACCTAGCAACTCATCATCTGCTTCCATGTCTGAAAATAAGGATGATAGATGCAAGATGGCTTTACAAATTAACAACTACTTGACAGAACTCAAAATGCAACTTGAGGAAAAGGAAATGGATTGGCCTGAATTGTCGGTGCTGAAATCGTGTATGGAGGATCTTCAGATGCTGCATGAGGAGATAATGCACCTTGAAGATCTGCCTTCCATCATCGATTCATCTGACAATTGA
- the LOC107008400 gene encoding uncharacterized protein LOC107008400 isoform X2, translating to MIMKPRIPASISALMAGECAGICKAISGLLPESQTLNGFGRSCSRFQSSKGLLFKVHNDDNDFSDLGPPVERAFGQLKLVTEKRDPFPKFDNGREVSSHKSHSKSMQRVKGKVLTLDEPHQSGCGNGDDASGSTYTTSDAACMDVRRSISVGNVPSTISLSQLVEAVSVFGKFCAASVRHLPDGLNCWDIQFKSLESRNRAVRAGALNLGSYSLPIQPPRASMVVTIRIEDISDDASLSEMHSICKSVGTTEGLAWVSKDSVEALFTVENDKESESIRKKLNGAIVGGHCLSASLVPSNSSSASMSENKDDRCKMALQINNYLTELKMQLEEKEMDWPELSVLKSCMEDLQMLHEEIMHLEDLPSIIDSSDN from the exons ATGATAATGAAGCCCAGAATCCCTGCTTCAATTTCTGCTCTAATGGCAG GTGAATGTGCCGGAATCTGTAAAGCCATTTCTGGCCTCTTACCGGAATCTCAAACATTAAACGGCTTCGGTCGAAGCTGCAGCAG ATTTCAGAGCTCAAAGGGTTTACTATTCAAAGTCCATAATGATGATAACGACTTCTCAGACCTGGGTCCTCCAGTAGAAAGAGCTTTTGGGCAGCTGAAATTAGTGACGGAGAAGCGCGATCCTTTTCCG AAATTTGATAATGGTCGAGAAGTATCATCTCACAAGTCTCACAGCAAAAGCATGCAACGTGTAAAGGGAAAAGTCTTAACTCTTGATGAACCTCATCAAAGTGGGTGTGGTAATGGTGATGATGCTTCTGGGTCGACTTATACAACTTCAGATGCTGCTTGTATGGACGTCCGGAGGTCAATCTCAGTTGGGAACGTACCTTCTACCATCAGCCTTTCTCAGCTTGTAGAAGCAGTTTCAGTCTTCGGAAAGTTCTGTGCTGCTTCAGTCAGGCATCTTCCCGATGGGCTTAACTGTTGGGACATCCAATTCAAG AGCTTGGAATCCCGCAATAGAGCAGTTAGAGCTGGTGCGCTAAATCTTGGGAGTTATAGTCTTCCAATTCAACCCCCACGGGCTTCTATGGTTGTTACTATCAGGATTGAGGACATTTCTGACGATGCTTCCCTCAGTGAGATGCACTCGATCTGTAAATCTGTTGGCACGACGGAAGGGTTGGCATGGGTAAGCAAGGATAGTGTAGAAGCCTTATTCACAGTTGAGAATGACAAAGAATCTGAGTCGATCCGCAAAAA GTTGAATGGTGCTATTGTTGGTGGTCATTGCCTATCAGCTTCTTTAGTACCTAGCAACTCATCATCTGCTTCCATGTCTGAAAATAAGGATGATAGATGCAAGATGGCTTTACAAATTAACAACTACTTGACAGAACTCAAAATGCAACTTGAGGAAAAGGAAATGGATTGGCCTGAATTGTCGGTGCTGAAATCGTGTATGGAGGATCTTCAGATGCTGCATGAGGAGATAATGCACCTTGAAGATCTGCCTTCCATCATCGATTCATCTGACAATTGA